The following are encoded in a window of Rhodothermaceae bacterium genomic DNA:
- a CDS encoding TonB-dependent receptor has protein sequence MLRILLLFCALQPLPVFAAQVADSTVVLPPITVTALRVPVSVVHAPIRTQVLDRSAIIESGSLTVDDLLRQRSALYVRHYVGGLSTLSQRGGTASQTLVLLDGHRIASPQAGQLDLSLLPTILLNAVEVTSGAGGVLYGTDAIGGVVNLQTASSENLITVHAETGAWGKRRGAVYGTMRKGRLAGTVAGEIDRYRGDYPYLNRALFPPQESPREGGDQQKRSIFGSMTWTRPNDEWRVSAWYNDAERGLPDINSSLPAGERQWDEHLRVWTHVRRKWAWGSLKAGGLVQAGALRYINPRMHIDNTGRTILSSIQADIELTPIRAWQLGGGVEAGFGQADHPSLRQGNLERRYAIYAHAIGNWGPISIYPALRVDHYARPKRISPVIPSLGVNVRLRRNLHLKGTAASAFRMPTFNDRFWLPGGNPNLKPERGEAYDAGLIWLYGGLQIEMTTFMIRLRDQIVWQPTPTGYWAPLNVSRATNYGLETSVDFQRPLTTRMKAQAGLVWIRVAQKSDLFLRLIPRNAIKGHAHFRWRFLAASIAANYTGALAVTSVTESDPFWLLHGQLKMYMGPVSLGIHGENLLDARYEYLPANPMPPRQVRLVLTLTFH, from the coding sequence ATGCTGCGTATCCTACTTCTTTTTTGTGCACTTCAGCCGCTTCCGGTCTTCGCCGCGCAAGTAGCCGATAGTACTGTGGTGCTTCCTCCGATTACGGTTACCGCTTTGCGGGTGCCCGTTTCTGTAGTGCACGCCCCCATACGGACGCAGGTGCTTGATCGGAGTGCCATCATTGAATCTGGCTCGCTGACCGTGGATGATCTACTGCGCCAACGTTCTGCGTTGTATGTGCGACATTACGTAGGAGGGTTATCTACATTATCTCAGCGTGGCGGCACGGCCTCACAAACTCTTGTCCTGCTGGATGGCCACCGAATCGCAAGCCCACAAGCTGGACAACTGGATCTGTCCCTGTTGCCAACGATACTGTTGAATGCGGTAGAGGTCACCTCTGGCGCGGGTGGAGTTCTATATGGCACCGATGCTATTGGCGGTGTGGTAAACCTTCAAACAGCATCCTCCGAAAACCTCATCACAGTACATGCTGAGACAGGAGCATGGGGAAAACGTCGTGGTGCCGTTTACGGAACCATGCGCAAGGGACGCCTAGCGGGCACAGTGGCAGGTGAGATAGATCGGTATAGAGGTGACTATCCTTACCTGAATCGTGCACTGTTCCCCCCGCAAGAATCACCCCGCGAAGGAGGCGACCAACAAAAACGTTCGATCTTCGGGTCAATGACATGGACCCGACCCAATGACGAATGGCGGGTGAGTGCATGGTACAATGACGCTGAACGTGGGCTGCCGGACATTAATTCCTCGCTGCCCGCAGGTGAGCGCCAGTGGGATGAGCATCTGCGTGTCTGGACACATGTTAGGCGGAAGTGGGCGTGGGGTTCATTGAAGGCCGGGGGTCTCGTGCAAGCGGGGGCGCTCCGTTACATCAATCCACGTATGCACATTGATAACACTGGGCGAACGATTTTATCATCTATCCAGGCCGATATTGAACTAACGCCAATCCGCGCCTGGCAACTGGGTGGAGGAGTAGAGGCGGGTTTTGGTCAAGCAGATCACCCAAGTCTGCGACAGGGTAATTTGGAGCGTCGTTATGCTATATATGCCCACGCGATAGGTAACTGGGGGCCGATATCCATTTACCCAGCCCTGCGCGTGGATCATTATGCCCGACCAAAAAGGATTAGTCCAGTCATTCCCAGTCTCGGAGTAAATGTCCGTCTGAGACGCAACCTCCATCTAAAGGGCACGGCAGCCTCGGCATTTAGGATGCCTACCTTTAATGACCGGTTTTGGTTACCGGGGGGGAATCCAAATCTGAAGCCTGAACGTGGTGAGGCTTACGATGCCGGTCTGATATGGCTGTATGGTGGGCTTCAGATTGAAATGACCACCTTCATGATCCGGCTGCGCGATCAAATTGTTTGGCAGCCCACGCCGACCGGGTACTGGGCACCGCTGAACGTCAGTCGTGCGACTAATTACGGCCTGGAAACCTCTGTTGATTTTCAACGGCCGCTTACTACGAGGATGAAAGCTCAAGCTGGTTTGGTGTGGATACGTGTGGCACAGAAGAGCGATTTGTTCTTGCGGCTTATCCCACGGAATGCAATCAAAGGCCACGCACACTTTCGCTGGAGGTTTTTGGCAGCCAGTATTGCCGCAAATTACACTGGCGCACTTGCGGTAACGTCGGTTACGGAATCAGATCCCTTTTGGCTATTACACGGCCAACTGAAGATGTACATGGGTCCTGTTTCCTTGGGTATCCACGGTGAAAACCTTCTGGATGCCCGCTACGAATATCTGCCGGCCAATCCAATGCCTCCGAGGCAAGTACGGCTGGTTCTAACTCTCACCTTTCACTAA
- a CDS encoding threonylcarbamoyl-AMP synthase, translated as MNTHFTEDPAKAATYIRDGKLAVFPTETVYGLGASALDQDAVAQIYQAKRRPSSNPLIVHLGSLSDILRVVSEVTFIAEKLMEAFFPGPLTLILPRHPSIPTIVTGGLDTVAVRMPGLPIARKFLESACTPVAAPSANISGRPSATTWQSAAEDLNHRVHCILCGPPATVGLESTVVDCTETAPTLLRPGAISMETLRTVIPEFSTDAPKAFRSPGMCYHHYTPAAKIQIVSHPEEINPGNHTGYIGLEAPPSDMQFKKFLVPNHVEEYGHYLFEFFRDCDRLGITMIYCQGVAESGLGHALMDRLVRAAKSSK; from the coding sequence ATGAATACACATTTTACTGAGGATCCAGCTAAAGCTGCGACCTATATTCGTGATGGTAAACTGGCAGTTTTCCCAACCGAAACGGTGTACGGGCTTGGGGCCAGCGCCCTTGATCAAGACGCTGTTGCACAGATCTATCAGGCAAAAAGACGCCCCTCTTCCAACCCGTTAATTGTTCATCTAGGATCACTTTCAGATATTCTGCGCGTGGTATCTGAGGTAACATTTATCGCAGAAAAACTGATGGAAGCATTTTTTCCTGGGCCCTTGACTCTCATTCTTCCTCGACATCCCTCCATCCCCACGATTGTTACTGGTGGCTTGGATACTGTTGCGGTCCGAATGCCCGGTCTGCCAATTGCCAGAAAATTTTTGGAATCCGCCTGTACTCCGGTTGCTGCACCTTCTGCTAACATTAGTGGTCGCCCCAGTGCTACCACATGGCAATCTGCTGCAGAAGATCTGAATCACCGTGTCCACTGTATTCTTTGCGGCCCTCCGGCAACCGTGGGTCTTGAATCAACAGTTGTCGACTGCACCGAAACCGCACCTACGCTTCTCCGGCCAGGAGCAATCAGTATGGAAACGCTGCGTACTGTGATTCCAGAATTTTCAACCGATGCCCCCAAAGCATTTCGCAGTCCCGGAATGTGCTACCATCACTATACACCCGCTGCTAAAATTCAAATTGTAAGTCATCCTGAAGAGATAAATCCAGGGAATCACACAGGTTACATTGGCCTTGAGGCACCGCCTTCAGACATGCAATTCAAGAAATTCCTAGTCCCAAATCATGTCGAAGAGTATGGTCACTACCTTTTTGAGTTTTTCAGAGACTGTGACCGCTTGGGGATCACAATGATTTACTGCCAGGGGGTCGCCGAATCCGGGCTCGGCCACGCACTGATGGATCGTCTCGTACGCGCAGCTAAATCGTCCAAGTAA
- a CDS encoding phosphatase PAP2 family protein — protein sequence MMKRWSIFSGLICMLIAYTAEAQSADPLRFVRWTVGDITAVPQATLTVRTGLTLGVAAGGILAVSHFDRSLSGEAKKFADSTAPRMRRVLHEVGNANIIRPMAAIVFVGSLTSGDIYFQDAAFTSLESIVLANLLTNALKLVVGRARPHADLGPNSLKPFGGDRSFPSGHATTVFAVTTPWVLYYPGIASGALFVLGVGTAVVRMADEYHWFSDVLGGALIGFGTGYLLSRRHQRLAGGPQLGLSANRISLTWTI from the coding sequence GTGATGAAGCGATGGAGCATTTTTTCGGGGTTGATCTGCATGCTCATAGCTTATACTGCTGAAGCACAGTCAGCAGATCCGCTGAGATTTGTACGCTGGACAGTTGGAGATATAACTGCGGTTCCTCAGGCGACATTAACAGTTCGGACGGGGCTGACACTCGGAGTTGCTGCTGGCGGTATTTTGGCGGTGTCGCATTTTGATCGTAGTCTTTCAGGCGAGGCGAAAAAGTTTGCTGATTCAACGGCACCTCGCATGCGCAGGGTGTTGCATGAAGTAGGCAATGCCAATATTATCCGTCCCATGGCAGCGATCGTGTTTGTGGGATCTCTGACCAGTGGTGATATCTATTTTCAGGATGCTGCGTTCACCTCTCTGGAGTCAATTGTTTTGGCAAACCTGCTAACGAATGCACTCAAACTTGTAGTTGGGCGTGCCAGGCCACATGCTGATTTAGGCCCTAATTCGCTTAAGCCCTTCGGTGGAGATCGTTCCTTTCCATCCGGGCACGCTACAACTGTTTTTGCCGTTACGACCCCATGGGTTTTATACTACCCTGGTATTGCATCGGGAGCCCTCTTTGTTCTGGGGGTAGGGACTGCAGTGGTGAGGATGGCAGATGAATATCATTGGTTCAGCGATGTACTGGGAGGGGCATTGATTGGATTTGGGACTGGGTATCTGCTCTCACGGAGGCATCAGCGTTTGGCGGGTGGACCACAACTGGGATTGAGCGCAAACAGGATCTCCCTTACTTGGACGATTTAG
- a CDS encoding ABC transporter ATP-binding protein gives MLHSRMYPDPPRRRRHRVHQLSLTPVQSEKLSSTASRFVKVTQSNNNVPDTPTAPLLTVADLSIQLLGTPIVHSLQFNLHPGTITGLVGPNGCGKTTLLRAICGYLPYSGSILLEEKEVSEWPRRELARKISFVRQAPILSFDFTVEELVLLGLLPHKSLLEGISRQDQESLNEVLEQIGLSGFSKRSVQSLSGGERQRAYLAQAILQDSALLLLDEPTAHLDISHQYQFLELLKDLATKGKTILAVFHDLELAAKFSDRLLVLHRGYQIDHGSPANILNDELFANVFKMRASVGINQNGEHRITYVSSLKS, from the coding sequence ATGCTTCATTCTCGAATGTATCCTGATCCTCCCCGGCGTCGCAGGCACCGAGTCCACCAATTATCGTTAACGCCAGTACAATCCGAAAAGCTATCATCAACCGCATCCCGATTCGTGAAGGTTACGCAATCAAACAACAATGTTCCAGACACCCCAACGGCCCCACTGCTGACCGTTGCTGATTTGAGCATTCAGCTTCTGGGGACTCCAATTGTTCATTCTCTTCAATTTAATCTGCATCCAGGAACGATTACTGGGCTTGTTGGACCGAATGGTTGCGGGAAGACGACGCTACTTCGCGCAATCTGTGGCTATTTACCGTACTCGGGGTCAATCCTGCTCGAAGAAAAAGAAGTCAGCGAGTGGCCTAGACGGGAGTTGGCACGTAAAATATCTTTTGTCCGACAAGCCCCCATACTTTCTTTTGATTTTACGGTGGAAGAGCTTGTCCTATTGGGATTGTTGCCACACAAATCGCTTTTGGAGGGAATCTCCCGTCAAGATCAGGAGTCACTGAACGAAGTCTTGGAACAGATTGGACTTTCGGGTTTTTCGAAACGATCTGTCCAATCACTTAGCGGCGGTGAACGTCAACGCGCATATCTCGCGCAAGCGATCCTACAGGATTCGGCACTGCTCCTACTTGACGAACCCACTGCTCACCTGGATATAAGTCATCAGTACCAGTTCCTTGAATTGTTGAAAGACTTGGCCACTAAAGGAAAAACTATTCTTGCTGTCTTTCATGATCTTGAACTTGCAGCAAAATTTTCCGACCGCCTATTGGTATTGCACCGAGGATACCAAATTGATCATGGTAGTCCCGCAAATATTTTGAACGATGAATTATTCGCCAACGTATTCAAAATGCGCGCCAGTGTTGGGATAAACCAGAATGGCGAACATAGAATCACCTATGTATCCTCCCTAAAATCCTAA
- a CDS encoding cob(I)yrinic acid a,c-diamide adenosyltransferase: MKIYTRTGDDGTTGLFGGGRVPKFHPRVQAMGAVDEINAALGTVCAVLPAQSESMRSFIVHLQHELFTLGADLATPADSRATVPRIEQEHVQALERAIDDWDAKLERLQYFILPGGTQAASMLHLARAICRRAERALSEHLDTISTNPYVLQYLNRLSDLLFVLARRANHDSGTPDVRWVQ; encoded by the coding sequence ATGAAGATCTACACCCGTACTGGAGACGATGGCACCACCGGGCTTTTTGGTGGAGGTCGAGTACCAAAATTTCATCCACGTGTCCAGGCTATGGGTGCCGTAGATGAAATCAATGCTGCTCTGGGTACTGTCTGTGCAGTATTGCCTGCTCAGTCGGAATCTATGCGCTCATTCATCGTGCATCTTCAGCATGAATTGTTTACCCTTGGGGCAGATCTTGCAACACCTGCTGACTCACGGGCAACGGTCCCACGCATTGAGCAGGAACATGTACAGGCCCTTGAGAGAGCAATTGACGACTGGGACGCCAAGCTAGAGCGCCTCCAGTATTTTATCTTGCCAGGTGGCACCCAAGCAGCTTCCATGCTGCATCTGGCACGTGCAATATGTCGGCGTGCAGAACGTGCCCTTTCAGAACACCTGGATACTATCTCAACAAATCCGTACGTTCTCCAGTATCTTAACCGATTATCTGATCTACTTTTTGTTCTTGCTCGGCGGGCAAACCATGATTCAGGTACTCCTGATGTGAGATGGGTTCAATGA
- a CDS encoding peptidoglycan DD-metalloendopeptidase family protein, producing MWENMKRFYICLGILAIFQLPITPETETGLSASAEVKRNQFDLAETGLIEHTSEVKRGESLGSIMSEWGISQDKIHLASQKAASFVDLRKIQRGNPLYAYTDSIKGTTSFIVYQPSVERFLVFDLRDSVLVHEGVFPVSKISRTASGTIESSLYQAVTDAELPGELAMKLSEIFAWQISFFHLQPGDDFSIVYEDHIVNGQSIETDIEGARMNHDGKEFFAFYFPSDSVSGFYDETGHALKRPFLRAPIEYTRISSRYSLSRFHPVQKRYKPHLGTDFAAPTGTPIVATADGSVTHASYTGGNGNYVRIRHNDVYSTGYLHMSRIANGIRPGVRVEQGQLIGYVGSTGIATGPHVCYRFWENGRQVDAMRVEMPPSEPLSELLLPQFTQIISELKPQLTPPSTTAAASAVVP from the coding sequence ATGTGGGAAAACATGAAACGCTTCTATATATGCCTTGGCATATTGGCTATATTCCAACTACCGATTACCCCGGAAACTGAGACGGGATTGTCCGCATCCGCCGAAGTAAAACGGAATCAGTTTGATCTGGCTGAGACCGGGCTAATAGAGCATACTTCCGAAGTCAAGCGAGGGGAATCTTTGGGATCAATTATGTCCGAATGGGGCATATCTCAGGACAAAATTCATCTTGCTTCCCAGAAAGCTGCATCATTCGTGGATCTTCGGAAAATTCAAAGAGGCAACCCCCTGTATGCTTATACCGATTCGATCAAGGGGACCACTTCGTTTATTGTCTACCAACCCAGTGTTGAGCGCTTCCTGGTGTTTGATTTACGTGACTCTGTACTGGTTCACGAAGGGGTTTTCCCAGTATCTAAGATTTCGCGTACTGCATCGGGTACTATCGAGTCTTCACTTTATCAGGCAGTGACGGATGCAGAACTCCCCGGAGAACTCGCTATGAAATTGAGCGAAATATTCGCTTGGCAAATCAGCTTCTTTCACCTGCAACCCGGAGATGACTTTTCGATTGTGTATGAAGATCACATCGTGAATGGGCAATCCATTGAAACCGACATTGAGGGAGCCCGCATGAATCATGACGGGAAAGAATTCTTTGCCTTCTATTTTCCTTCTGACAGTGTCAGTGGTTTCTATGATGAAACCGGACATGCACTGAAACGACCGTTCTTGCGAGCTCCCATAGAATACACACGCATATCCTCTCGATACAGTCTGAGTCGTTTCCACCCGGTCCAAAAGCGTTATAAACCCCATCTGGGTACTGACTTTGCCGCTCCTACAGGAACCCCGATCGTTGCAACTGCAGACGGCTCCGTAACCCATGCATCGTACACGGGCGGAAATGGGAACTATGTGAGAATCCGCCATAACGATGTTTATAGCACGGGCTATCTGCATATGTCCAGAATCGCAAATGGGATTCGTCCAGGAGTACGAGTGGAGCAAGGCCAGTTGATTGGCTATGTCGGCAGTACCGGCATAGCCACAGGCCCCCATGTCTGTTATCGCTTTTGGGAAAATGGTCGGCAGGTGGATGCCATGAGGGTAGAAATGCCTCCCTCCGAACCACTGTCCGAATTACTGCTGCCGCAGTTCACTCAAATCATCAGCGAATTGAAGCCACAGCTAACGCCCCCGAGTACCACAGCAGCGGCTAGCGCCGTCGTTCCCTAA
- a CDS encoding glycosyl hydrolase: MRRGLIPYFFLLFGVHLSVAQVPEMLSPVESTPAAERLSSFEQRLLDAQSSPLSNVELQGIGPTVMSGRIVDIDANPLNPTEMYVAYASGGLWRSRTNGLSFEPLFDEEASMVMGDIAVDWARDEVIWVGTGENNSSRSSYAGTGIYRSLDHGESWEHMGLSDTHRIGRILIHPTDSQTVWVAALGALYSSSPHRGVYKTSDGGQTWTQTLFISDTAGVIDLVIDPSTPDILYAVGWERDRRAWNFVEGGSGSGIWKSIDGGTSWERMAAEGLPSGDTVGRIGLAIFPGNPQILYALIDNQSRRPTEDEDEVPALTREALRSMTTAEFLELDEEAIAEYLEENNFEFDVEEIRTMVEEGSLEPVHLVWYVEDANRELFDTPVVGAEVYRSEDGGQSWSRTHENYLDRVYNSYGYYFGEIRVDPNYVERIYILGVPLLTSGDGGASWESIGGPSVHVDHQALWINPSRPGHLINGNDGGLNITYDNGESWFKGNTPSVGQFYAIGVDDQTPYHVYGGLQDNGVWGGPHTYQESTGWHGSGRYSYRSYLGGDGMQVEVDTRTNDIIYTGSQFGAYRRIETSTGTSTSVRPRHQLGERPLRYNWQTPIHLSRHNQDVLYYGSNKLHRSFNRGDDWETLSDDLTRGGRRGDVPYGTLTTIDESPLRFGLLYVGSDDGLVHVSKDGGYTWKDITAEDWGELWVSRVEASNHELGRVYVTLNGYRWDHFAPYVYRSDDFGETWEALDTSLPTEPVNVILEDPVNSALLYVGTDHGLYVSTNGGDSFTAMQNGLPHVPVHDLKLQARRNHLLVGTHGRSIYRADIAPLQALTPEVIASPLVAFEPEEQIYNSNWGNRFVWWGDYFEPELQIAYWSGSMGQATVDITDGEGAVVRTLVEEAEQGLNFLVYDLSVDQVTVPVGEDEESLEAADNGVYYMLPGQYQVRFQLGDEEDTVTLRVRERRR, encoded by the coding sequence ATGCGACGTGGTCTAATTCCCTATTTTTTCCTCCTTTTTGGAGTTCATCTCTCTGTGGCACAGGTGCCGGAGATGCTGTCACCTGTAGAATCAACTCCCGCCGCTGAACGGTTGAGTAGCTTTGAACAACGTCTCCTGGATGCACAGTCTTCGCCCTTGTCCAATGTGGAGTTACAGGGCATCGGGCCAACCGTCATGAGTGGAAGGATCGTAGACATTGATGCCAACCCATTAAATCCCACAGAGATGTACGTGGCGTACGCATCTGGCGGATTATGGCGCAGCAGGACCAACGGACTCTCGTTCGAGCCCTTGTTTGACGAGGAGGCGTCCATGGTGATGGGAGACATTGCGGTTGACTGGGCTCGGGATGAGGTAATCTGGGTCGGGACGGGGGAGAATAACTCGAGTCGCTCCTCCTATGCAGGGACCGGTATATATCGATCCCTGGATCATGGTGAATCCTGGGAGCATATGGGACTCAGTGACACACACAGGATTGGCCGAATTCTCATTCACCCCACAGATTCTCAAACCGTGTGGGTCGCTGCGCTGGGGGCACTGTATTCCTCCAGTCCCCATCGCGGGGTCTATAAGACGAGTGATGGTGGACAAACCTGGACCCAGACGCTGTTTATTTCGGATACAGCCGGCGTGATTGACCTTGTAATCGATCCTTCAACCCCGGATATCTTGTATGCCGTAGGCTGGGAACGCGATCGCCGAGCGTGGAATTTTGTCGAAGGAGGAAGTGGATCGGGGATATGGAAGTCAATTGATGGGGGGACTTCCTGGGAGCGGATGGCAGCAGAGGGATTGCCCAGTGGTGATACGGTTGGACGTATTGGGCTGGCAATTTTCCCTGGTAACCCTCAGATTTTGTATGCCCTCATTGACAATCAGTCTCGCAGGCCAACAGAAGACGAGGACGAAGTCCCCGCCTTGACACGGGAAGCACTGCGCTCAATGACCACTGCGGAGTTTCTGGAATTGGACGAAGAGGCGATTGCAGAATACCTCGAGGAGAATAATTTCGAATTCGACGTTGAGGAGATTCGAACGATGGTGGAAGAGGGATCGCTTGAGCCGGTGCATCTGGTTTGGTACGTTGAAGATGCGAACAGGGAGTTGTTCGATACTCCTGTGGTGGGTGCGGAAGTTTATCGCTCAGAAGATGGAGGACAGTCATGGTCACGGACTCATGAAAACTATCTCGACCGCGTATACAATTCCTATGGCTATTATTTTGGAGAAATCCGTGTTGATCCGAATTACGTTGAGCGCATCTACATTCTAGGTGTTCCACTTTTGACGTCAGGCGATGGTGGTGCCTCTTGGGAGTCCATCGGTGGGCCGAGCGTGCATGTGGATCATCAAGCTCTTTGGATCAATCCATCCAGGCCAGGTCACCTGATCAATGGGAATGATGGGGGTTTGAACATTACCTATGACAATGGTGAATCCTGGTTTAAAGGAAATACACCATCAGTGGGGCAGTTTTATGCGATTGGCGTAGATGATCAAACCCCTTACCATGTTTACGGAGGATTGCAGGATAATGGGGTATGGGGCGGCCCTCATACCTATCAAGAGTCAACCGGCTGGCATGGCAGTGGAAGGTATTCGTATAGGTCATACCTAGGCGGTGATGGCATGCAGGTTGAGGTTGATACTCGTACAAACGACATCATATACACCGGCTCGCAGTTTGGTGCATATCGGCGTATTGAAACAAGTACTGGAACAAGTACATCAGTTCGACCACGTCATCAGTTAGGAGAGCGTCCTCTCAGATATAACTGGCAGACTCCGATTCATTTGTCTCGCCATAATCAGGATGTCCTCTACTATGGTTCCAATAAACTTCATCGCTCTTTTAACCGCGGAGATGACTGGGAAACACTCTCCGATGATTTGACACGCGGAGGCCGCCGCGGAGATGTTCCTTACGGTACACTAACCACCATAGATGAGTCGCCACTCAGATTTGGGCTACTCTACGTCGGTTCAGATGATGGACTGGTACATGTATCAAAGGATGGGGGATATACGTGGAAAGATATCACGGCAGAAGACTGGGGGGAGTTATGGGTGAGCCGTGTCGAAGCATCAAATCATGAACTTGGCCGGGTCTATGTGACGCTCAATGGATACAGGTGGGATCATTTTGCTCCGTATGTTTACCGATCCGATGATTTTGGAGAGACTTGGGAGGCCCTGGACACCAGTTTACCGACGGAGCCAGTTAATGTTATACTTGAAGATCCAGTCAATTCCGCCTTGCTGTATGTGGGTACAGATCATGGTTTATATGTGTCCACAAACGGAGGAGACTCCTTTACGGCAATGCAGAATGGGCTTCCACATGTGCCTGTTCATGATCTGAAACTGCAAGCACGTCGAAACCATCTGCTCGTGGGGACACATGGCCGATCCATTTATCGTGCAGATATCGCCCCACTCCAGGCCCTGACCCCTGAAGTCATCGCGAGTCCATTAGTGGCATTTGAGCCGGAGGAACAGATTTATAATTCAAACTGGGGGAATCGTTTTGTCTGGTGGGGAGACTATTTTGAACCGGAACTCCAGATTGCTTACTGGTCTGGATCTATGGGGCAGGCGACAGTAGATATAACAGATGGAGAGGGAGCGGTAGTCCGTACTCTGGTGGAAGAAGCGGAGCAGGGATTGAACTTCCTTGTGTACGATCTATCTGTGGATCAGGTAACGGTACCAGTGGGAGAAGATGAAGAAAGCTTGGAGGCGGCGGACAATGGCGTGTACTATATGCTTCCTGGACAATATCAGGTTCGTTTCCAACTCGGAGACGAGGAAGATACCGTTACACTCCGGGTTAGGGAACGACGGCGCTAG
- the tmk gene encoding dTMP kinase produces MLIAIEGIDGSGKGTQAAQLLERTRKLGYTSELVSFPRYKDTHCSKMVAAYLNGKFGTLEEVPPVFAATLFALDRLESRAHIERACEENDLVIVDRYVASNLAYQSARITNPERATFTEWLFNLEYEIYDLPKPDLTFFLEVPAHTSKELVAQKETRTYTEKVYDLHERDVIYLSSVREVYHALITSRIIDPCLIIDCQDRNGTLRAMDDIGQEVCDAVVQYKNSNAG; encoded by the coding sequence ATGCTGATTGCGATTGAGGGAATTGATGGTTCAGGAAAAGGGACGCAGGCGGCCCAACTTCTGGAGCGTACCCGAAAGTTAGGGTATACCTCCGAACTCGTTTCCTTTCCACGCTACAAAGATACCCACTGTTCAAAGATGGTTGCGGCGTACTTGAATGGGAAGTTTGGTACGCTTGAGGAGGTTCCTCCTGTATTTGCAGCAACACTCTTTGCCTTGGATCGTCTCGAGAGCCGTGCTCATATTGAGCGGGCATGTGAGGAGAATGATCTGGTGATTGTGGATCGATATGTAGCATCAAATTTGGCGTATCAAAGCGCCAGGATCACAAACCCGGAACGCGCAACGTTCACAGAATGGCTCTTTAACCTAGAATACGAGATCTATGATCTGCCGAAACCTGATTTGACGTTCTTTCTGGAAGTGCCTGCTCATACCTCCAAGGAATTGGTAGCCCAGAAGGAGACGCGGACATACACGGAAAAGGTTTATGATTTACACGAGCGTGACGTAATCTATCTCTCAAGTGTGAGAGAGGTATATCATGCGCTGATCACTTCACGGATTATAGATCCCTGTCTCATCATAGACTGTCAGGATCGTAATGGCACACTACGCGCGATGGATGATATAGGACAAGAGGTTTGTGATGCAGTGGTTCAGTACAAAAATTCCAACGCAGGATAG